The following are encoded together in the Thalassolituus oleivorans MIL-1 genome:
- the proB gene encoding glutamate 5-kinase, whose translation MSAEQWQESRKRLAGAKRWVIKIGSALLTNDGQGLNRSGMQSWVDQIAALLAQGHEVVLVSSGSVAEGMTRLGWKKRPEQIHQLQAAAAVGQMGLVHAYETAFSGHKRHTAQILLTHDDLSDRKRYLNARSTLRTLLDLGVVPVINENDTVVTDEICFGDNDTLGALVANLIEADLLVILTDQQGLFTADPRSNPNAELIAEGQASNPQFAAMAGGGGALGRGGMVTKVRAATLAARSGADTLIVGGRIENVLTRLRAGEVLGTLLLADKEPVVARKQWIAGHLQTHGELVLDDGAIKALRDGGRSLLPIGVVAANGRFSRGQVVACRNQQGELVAKGLVNYSRDEALKILRTPTSGLEQALGFVAEPEMIHRDNLVVL comes from the coding sequence ATGAGCGCGGAGCAGTGGCAAGAATCCCGCAAGCGTCTTGCAGGCGCTAAACGCTGGGTTATTAAAATCGGCAGTGCCCTTTTGACAAATGATGGTCAGGGCCTGAATCGTTCCGGTATGCAAAGCTGGGTGGATCAAATTGCCGCCTTGCTGGCGCAAGGGCATGAAGTTGTGTTGGTATCATCGGGCTCTGTTGCCGAAGGTATGACGCGTCTAGGCTGGAAAAAACGCCCCGAGCAAATCCATCAATTGCAGGCTGCTGCAGCCGTTGGGCAGATGGGGTTAGTGCACGCCTATGAAACTGCATTTTCTGGCCATAAACGCCATACCGCGCAAATTCTTCTGACGCATGACGATCTCAGTGATCGCAAGCGCTATCTCAATGCCCGTTCTACCTTGCGTACCTTGTTGGATCTTGGCGTTGTGCCTGTGATCAATGAAAACGACACTGTTGTGACCGACGAAATTTGCTTTGGTGATAACGATACGCTGGGCGCACTCGTTGCAAATCTAATTGAAGCCGATTTGTTGGTTATTTTGACTGACCAGCAAGGCTTGTTTACCGCTGATCCACGTAGTAACCCAAATGCCGAGTTAATCGCCGAAGGTCAAGCCTCGAACCCGCAATTTGCTGCTATGGCTGGCGGTGGTGGTGCGTTGGGGCGTGGTGGCATGGTGACTAAAGTACGAGCCGCTACACTGGCAGCGCGTTCGGGTGCCGATACCTTGATCGTAGGTGGTCGTATCGAGAATGTGCTCACACGGTTACGCGCCGGTGAAGTATTAGGCACCCTGTTGTTGGCGGACAAAGAACCTGTTGTTGCGCGTAAGCAGTGGATCGCTGGTCATTTGCAGACTCACGGCGAGCTGGTGCTTGATGATGGCGCGATCAAAGCGCTGCGTGATGGTGGCCGCAGTTTGCTACCGATCGGCGTTGTCGCGGCTAACGGGCGTTTTAGTCGTGGGCAGGTTGTCGCATGTCGTAATCAACAAGGCGAACTTGTAGCCAAGGGTCTGGTAAACTACAGCCGTGACGAGGCGCTGAAAATTTTACGCACGCCGACGTCTGGTTTAGAGCAAGCGTTAGGTTTTGTCGCAGAACCGGAAATGATTCACCGCGACAATTTGGTGGTTCTGTAA
- the kdsA gene encoding 3-deoxy-8-phosphooctulonate synthase has product MIETVNVGGIEVGNDAPFVLFGGMNVLESRDLAMSICEQYVKITEKLGIPYVFKASFDKANRSSINSYRGPGMDEGLKIFEEIKKTFNVPIITDVHEPYQAAPVAEIVDVIQLPAFLARQTDLVVAMAKTGAAINVKKPQFLAPHEMRHIITKFAEAGNQRVMLCERGSSFGYNNLVVDMLGMNDMKAMAPVIFDATHALQRPGGRADSADGRRQQAFELARSGMALGIGGLFLEAHPNPAEAKCDGPCALPLDKLEPYLAQMKAVDDLVKSFEKVIID; this is encoded by the coding sequence ATGATCGAAACAGTTAACGTTGGCGGAATTGAAGTCGGTAACGACGCGCCATTCGTATTATTTGGCGGAATGAACGTTTTAGAAAGCCGCGATTTGGCGATGAGTATTTGCGAACAATACGTCAAAATCACCGAGAAATTAGGCATTCCGTACGTATTCAAAGCCTCGTTTGATAAGGCGAATCGCTCGTCGATTAATTCATATCGTGGGCCGGGTATGGATGAAGGTTTGAAGATTTTTGAAGAAATCAAAAAGACCTTTAATGTGCCGATTATTACTGACGTGCATGAACCGTATCAGGCAGCTCCGGTTGCAGAGATCGTTGATGTTATTCAGTTGCCAGCGTTTTTAGCGCGTCAAACGGATCTTGTGGTTGCAATGGCGAAAACTGGCGCTGCGATCAATGTGAAAAAACCACAATTTTTAGCGCCGCATGAAATGCGTCATATCATCACAAAATTTGCCGAAGCCGGTAATCAGCGTGTGATGTTATGTGAGCGTGGCTCGTCGTTCGGCTACAACAACTTAGTTGTTGATATGCTGGGTATGAATGATATGAAAGCCATGGCTCCGGTTATCTTCGATGCAACGCATGCGTTGCAGCGTCCGGGTGGTCGTGCCGATTCTGCTGATGGTCGTCGCCAGCAAGCGTTTGAATTAGCGCGTTCTGGTATGGCGTTAGGTATTGGTGGCTTGTTCCTTGAAGCTCATCCAAACCCCGCAGAAGCGAAATGTGACGGACCTTGTGCATTGCCACTTGATAAATTAGAGCCTTACTTAGCTCAAATGAAAGCAGTGGATGATCTAGTGAAGTCATTTGAAAAAGTCATTATTGACTAA